Within Oribacterium sp. oral taxon 102, the genomic segment CTATGGAGCCGGCAATAATCTGGGGCTTCACTATGCGGCACGGCAGGGGATGCGTCATGCTCTGATCGCGAACCCCGATACACGCTTCTCTGAGGCTCTGCTCCGCGCGATGCTCGCCGTCTTTTCCGAAGCGGAAAGACGCATAGAGCGGGGAGAGGATACAGCGCCCCTCGGTGCGATCAGCGCCCGAATGCAGGACAGACAGCATGGCAGACAGCAGAGCGCGTGGCCGATCCGGGGCTTCCTCGGGGAGCTGCTGAATTCAGGACCGCTCTGCCGGAGACTGTTCCGTCCGTTTCTGAACTATCCGGAAAGCCTGTTCCGGGGCGGAAAAATCTGCGCGGGGCAAAGGCTTATTGAGGTCTCTGTACTGCATGGCTCGCTTTTGATGCTGAATATCGATGCTTTTTGGCAGAGCGGCGGCTATGACGAGCGGATCTTCCTCTACGGAGAGGAGAATATCCTCGCAAGACGCCTTCGGGCGGCGGGCTTTCGGAGCGGATTGCTGCCGGAGCAGAGCTACTTCCACGAAAACGGCGGCAGCACCGAAAAGAGCTATCAAGCGCTGCTGCCGAGGCAGCGGCTCCGGCAGCGCTCGGAGCGCTATTACTATCGGCAGTATCTGCGGATCGGGACAGCAGCAGAGCTTCTGACGCTGCTGTTTCAGGGTGTTGTCCTTCTGGAGACAGCGGCAGCGGATCTTTGGAAGCGCAGCGGTAGCGATTGATATCTTTCTTGCCATTCGCTGAAATTCCGTTTAAATGCATGGCAATCGTTTCTGTTTCAGCGAATTGGCGGAATGATTATATCTGTGGAGGATGTTCTCCCGGGGATAGCCGGGGGGAACGAGGCGCTCTGCCCGTAGGGCAGAGCGGAACCCATGAGTAACAGGAAGGCCAATGGT encodes:
- a CDS encoding glycosyltransferase, translated to MSGLAVVVLNYNDYDNTSAQVERILGYSVVNEIIVVDNCSPDRSGVRLSRAAAHWNAAEERKGRGRRVAVLCAGRNGGYGAGNNLGLHYAARQGMRHALIANPDTRFSEALLRAMLAVFSEAERRIERGEDTAPLGAISARMQDRQHGRQQSAWPIRGFLGELLNSGPLCRRLFRPFLNYPESLFRGGKICAGQRLIEVSVLHGSLLMLNIDAFWQSGGYDERIFLYGEENILARRLRAAGFRSGLLPEQSYFHENGGSTEKSYQALLPRQRLRQRSERYYYRQYLRIGTAAELLTLLFQGVVLLETAAADLWKRSGSD